CGGCATTAAAATGGGGAGAACTGACGGCCCTCAGATCTCTATCAGGAAAACCTTTGCCCATACTGGACGGACTCATAGCGTCTACAAGTTCTCTGGAAGGAGCCATTCTTGTCACCCGCAACACAAAAGACTTTGAAGGCTTAGCCATCCAGACCCTGAATCCCTGGCTTTAAGCGCCTTATTTAGACCGTGCATATTGAGCGGGCCAGTAAGAAAGATCGACCCCGGCTTCCTGTGCACTCAGCAGAGGAAAATAGGGATTGCGGAGCAGCTCCCGGCCCAGAAACACCAGATCCGCATCTCCTGAACTGACGACCTCTTCCGCCTGAGAGGACGAGGTGATCAGGCCGCCTCCCACCACAGGCAATCCGGTCAGATTCTTGATGATCCTGGCCGCCGGAATCTGGAAAGCCGGTCCGGCGGGGATCTTTACATTCGGTACGACACCCCCTGTGCTCACATGGACGATGTCTATCCCCTCGTCTTTGACAAGATTGATTATCTGGGCCAGGTCTTCACTTTTATTGCCCCCTTCCGCGTAGTCCAGGGCGGAGATTCTGAGGATGAGGGGATTCTCTTCCTTCCAGACCGAACGTACCGCCCTGACAATCATCCTCAGGAATTCAGCTCTCCTGGCAATATCGCCGCCGAAATCGTCGGTTCTAGTATTGGTCAGGGGAGATAGAAACTCACTGATCAGGTAGCCGTGAGCCCCGTGAATCTCCAGGATCTCATACCCCGCCTCGGCGGCCCGCAGGGCGGCATTTTTAAAGGATTCAGCGACCACGTCCATGTCCTGACGACTCATCTCCCGGGGTGTTTTGTACTCCCCATCGGCCGGATCGAAGTTGATGGGCGAAGGAGCGATGACATCCTCCCCGGGAGCACAGCACTTCCGACCCGCATGGCCGAGCTGGATGGCCGGGACGGCTCCCTCGGCCTTGATTCCTTTGACAATGTCCCGCAGGCCGGGGATATGAGAGTCGTCCCAGATACCCAGGTCCCGGGAGGAAATACGTCCCCGGGATTCCACGGCCGTGGCTTCCTGGATAATAAGAGCGGTACCGCCCTGGGCCCTCGTCCTGTAATGAAAGCTGTGCCAGGGGGTGGCCAGACCGTCAGAGCCGGCGCTGTACATGCACATGGGGGGCATGACAATCCTGTTTCTGAGAGTCACATTTTTTATATGAAGTGAAGTGAAAAGGGTATTCATCGCAGAATCTCCGTGGATATTAAGATTTATGAATCACCAAAACATAATCCAGAACCGGGTCATTCTGCAAATTTCAGAGGACCGCCGGCGGAGGGAACCGGCTTTCCGCTATAGCCCCCTGCCGGGACGTCTGGGGATGTGTACTGCCAGTGCAATAACATTGCACTGGTGATTTTTTCGCTCAGGGCCGAAGGGCTACCGCTAGGCCGCCCCTGGGACTGCCGCTTCTATCCGTCGGATAATATCATCAAAACGGGGGCTCACATATCATCTCCCCACTTGAAGTCCTCTTCCCGATTCCCGTTATCACGAACCCTCCTGGGCTGCTTCTTAACGGATTCAGCCAGTGGGCTGTACTGCCGGGTTTCGGCAAAGAGGGATTCAAGGCGGTCTAATTCACCGAGGCCTCTGAGAATCCGGATGAAGCTTTTTAGACTGATGGAGCGCTTTCCATTTCTGAAATTCGATATGAGCTGACGTGAGATTCCTCCGGCAGATTCCAAGTCGGAGTCCTTCATCCTTTTTTCTATACGGAGAACATCCATCTTTTCAGCCAGATCACGGAGGATCTCGTCATCCTTCATTAAACTATAATCCAAAAAAACCTTCTTATGTAACAATTAAGTTACATTAAACCTACTTATACTCTCTATTGTAATATTTAAATTACATAATATCAATTTAATTATTACAATATTATGCTTTGTACAGACCATTCATTCAAAATGAAACCCCAGCTTTTTCAGGCAGTCTTCCAGGCGGGAGAAGAGGATGAATTCCTGCTCCAGCCGGACTCCCGGGCCATAGCGGTTTTCCATAAGGTCCCGGAGTAGGAGTTCCTCTTCCCGAGCCAGCCCGGAGGGCATGCCATTTATCCCCTTTGGTTCCTCTCCCCAGTGAGCCTCATGATGCAGCAGAGTCTCCCTGTCCATCAGGATAGACCGGGTATGGGGAAAGAGCTTGCGAAACTGAGCCAGGATGGCAAAACCATGACTATCCAGATCGCCCCAATAGAAAAGTTCTTTCTTATGAAGCCAGGACGCTTCCGACAGGGTCCCAAAATGATAGCCCCGACCAAAAAGAACCATTGTGTCCTTCACCCGGGGGAAAGCCAGGGCACTTATATCATTTTCTACAACAACTACCCTTTTAACATCTGGCTGCATCCGGCAGAACTCATCGGAGGGAACACTGAGGTCTGAGAAAGCTCCAAAATCGCTGAAATTTCCAGGTCCACCCAAACTTCCCGATCCATCAGTCAAAAAGGGGTATCGAAAACGGATCAGCTCAGGCCGGCTCGTAAAGCCGTAACGCCTCTCAAAGTTCTTGACTCCTGAAAACCGGGAATCAATATTTGCAGGGTCCAGAAGCCGGTCGAGGAGGCTCATAAGAAGCCCCCGCCGCTGCTCGATGAATTTAGTATCTACCCCCTCCAGGGAGAGCTGCCGGACATAGATTCCTGGATTCGGGTGCTCCGTCACCCAAAGGAGAATTCTAATGAGGCGGTCAAGATCACTGGCGTGACGCAGTAGCCTATGGGGGTTCTCCAGGCTCCACGGCCGTAGGACCGGAAAGGCTGAGGAGAGCTTCTTTGAGAGGGAAAGAAACAGTTCAAACTCTTTTTTCTTCCCCAGGAATGAGAGCAAGTCTGCTGATTCTTGAAAGAGGAGGGCCGAGGGAAGAGAGTTCTCCCCCAGCTGGCGGTGATTGACCGCCCTTCTCTCCAGGGTCCAGGGAGCACCAGCGCTTTCTAATTCCAGCTGCCGAGTCCAGCGGCGCACCTCATCAAACTGGGTTGTCATCTCAGAGGAACTGGGCATCTTCAGGGGAGCCCTCAGGGGAAAGTCCACAAGTTTTTGAGCCATCTCAGAAAGGAGAGATCCCCCTTCCCAGCGTTTTAAGTACTTCTTTTTGATGCTTCCCGGCATGCCCCATGTCATTGATTCTGCTCATACTTTCTCTGCCGGTACTCCTGGATGGTGAAGTTCCGCAACAAGGAGCGCTTCCCGTTTTCATTGTGGACAAAACCGACACTGGCAACATAGGGTTCGATGATATGGATCTTCTGCAGGGGAGTAATCACCAAGAGCTGGAGGTTCAGTCTCTTAAATAGCTCCAGGCCGTACCTGGCCGATTCATCGGAGCCCCGGCCAAAGGCCTCATCGATCACGACAAAACGAAAACTCCGGGAGCGGACCTCA
This is a stretch of genomic DNA from Oceanispirochaeta sp.. It encodes these proteins:
- a CDS encoding DUF3322 domain-containing protein — translated: MTWGMPGSIKKKYLKRWEGGSLLSEMAQKLVDFPLRAPLKMPSSSEMTTQFDEVRRWTRQLELESAGAPWTLERRAVNHRQLGENSLPSALLFQESADLLSFLGKKKEFELFLSLSKKLSSAFPVLRPWSLENPHRLLRHASDLDRLIRILLWVTEHPNPGIYVRQLSLEGVDTKFIEQRRGLLMSLLDRLLDPANIDSRFSGVKNFERRYGFTSRPELIRFRYPFLTDGSGSLGGPGNFSDFGAFSDLSVPSDEFCRMQPDVKRVVVVENDISALAFPRVKDTMVLFGRGYHFGTLSEASWLHKKELFYWGDLDSHGFAILAQFRKLFPHTRSILMDRETLLHHEAHWGEEPKGINGMPSGLAREEELLLRDLMENRYGPGVRLEQEFILFSRLEDCLKKLGFHFE
- a CDS encoding helix-turn-helix transcriptional regulator, which codes for MDYSLMKDDEILRDLAEKMDVLRIEKRMKDSDLESAGGISRQLISNFRNGKRSISLKSFIRILRGLGELDRLESLFAETRQYSPLAESVKKQPRRVRDNGNREEDFKWGDDM
- a CDS encoding NADH:flavin oxidoreductase/NADH oxidase: MNTLFTSLHIKNVTLRNRIVMPPMCMYSAGSDGLATPWHSFHYRTRAQGGTALIIQEATAVESRGRISSRDLGIWDDSHIPGLRDIVKGIKAEGAVPAIQLGHAGRKCCAPGEDVIAPSPINFDPADGEYKTPREMSRQDMDVVAESFKNAALRAAEAGYEILEIHGAHGYLISEFLSPLTNTRTDDFGGDIARRAEFLRMIVRAVRSVWKEENPLILRISALDYAEGGNKSEDLAQIINLVKDEGIDIVHVSTGGVVPNVKIPAGPAFQIPAARIIKNLTGLPVVGGGLITSSSQAEEVVSSGDADLVFLGRELLRNPYFPLLSAQEAGVDLSYWPAQYARSK